Proteins encoded within one genomic window of Eurosta solidaginis isolate ZX-2024a chromosome 1, ASM4086904v1, whole genome shotgun sequence:
- the LOC137238305 gene encoding uncharacterized protein isoform X4, protein MAPTKKIDLNIDVDVLTAGSTADVVNAILEFLLFQRHQIPFVYNTFKYYVGLWSESEESASSINEHLQIDSHGSSICTLNAFKMQRQRKQALQTKEAITAMRELIKKSFEINTVRSLRFLFGSTTFTAKEAYTIHIPIDSISPLHYHNHHRIPNARLNQTLISLLTGEELFNIFSLNLSPTNLYLELEMSSESENAHSSCANAQLLPKDVCQLPPSCKDIHIHLQHSPYPVNDDDLTLNCCKELEVFDEKMCLNVDDSDKKNLEFGCKQNKQSSCTWWEADILAGVQLNQLLEQCYFL, encoded by the exons atggcgccaacaaaaaaaattgatctCAACATAGATGTAGATGTACTAACAGCAGGCTCAACTGCAGATGTTGTTAATGCAATTTTAGAGTTTTTGCTCTTTCAACGGCATCAAATACCATTTGTTTACAACACCTTCAAATACTATGTGGGGTTGTGGTCGGAATCGGAAGAAAGTGCGTCGAGCATCAATGAACATTTGCAAATTGATAGTCACGGATCatctatatgtacgcttaacgCTTTTAAAATGCAGCGACAACGCAAACAGGCTCTGCAAACAAAAGAAGCGATTACTGCAATGCGCGAG CTCATTAAGAAATCATTTGAAATAAATACTGTGCGCAGTTTAAGATTCCTTTTCGGATCTACAACATTCACAGCTAAAGAGGCATATACAATACACATACCAATTGATTCGATATCGCCTCTTCACTATCACAACCATCACCGCATACCAAATGCGCGTCTTAATCAAACTTTAAT CTCACTTTTGACCGGCGAAGagttatttaacattttttcgctTAATCTTAGTCCAACGAACTTATATCTTGAATTGGAAATGTCTAGCGAATCGGAAAATGCCCATAGCTCATGCGCAAATGCGCAATTATTACCAAAAGATGTATGTCAATTGCCACCAAGCTGCAAAGACATACATATTCATTTACAACATAGTCCATATCCAGTAAACGACGATGATCTCACATTGAATTGCTGTAAGGAACTGGAGGTATTTGATGAAAAAATGTGTCTAAATGTGGACGATTCTGACAAGAAAAATCTTGAATTTGGTTGCAAGCAAAATAAGCAATCAAGCTGTACGTGGTGGGAAGCAGATATATTG GCCGGTGTGCAGCTCAATCAGTTGTTGgagcagtgttactttttatga
- the LOC137241292 gene encoding uncharacterized protein, giving the protein MECLESDYDETQVNLFAKKKGEECREAVKAKAISSPPCDKLNRKPPTLYTFCNHNINIQYKYQDNDNKGSSPKPCGICVKIDVEKGKPREAPCPICVKKGKTREETLKEGIKCISSALPRWFNSPLRCDPMSVCCRMLGGSKKCPRCQSPCTFSEPKDPVVKIDTFSVNYPKSKLAARTELRANHKCKPNFRCQGVVDSHDHKFHPNYSERPLTEKFYSKYEHLELDDTPRVGHYVDELDKYMNYNPREIFCVPRYTSQNYGWLDSKKLQHLEFCDSNRVLTQKVLQNLKSQENKPIDPIQLQYCLCHDMIKQMDHWKIA; this is encoded by the exons ATGGAGTGTCTCGAATCAGACTACGACGAAACGCAGGTCAATTTGTTTGCTAAAAAGAAAGGCGAAGAATGTCGTGAAGCTGTGAAAGCCAAGGCTATTTCTTCGCCGCCTTGTGATAAGCTCAATCGGAAACCGCCAACACTTTACACGTTCTGTAATCACAATATAAATATACAATACAAATATCAAGATAATGATAACAAAGGATCTTCGCCTAAACCATGTGGGATCTGTGTCAAAATTGACGTTGAAAAAGGGAAGCCCCGTGAAGCACCATGCCCAATTTGCGTAAAAAAAGGTAAGACACGCGAAGAAACACTAAAAGAAGGCATCAAGTGTATATCAAGTGCACTACCTAGATGGTTTAATTCACCGCTGCGCTGCGATCCTATGAGCGTTTGTTGTCGTATGTTGGGTGGCAGCAAAAAGTGTCCTCGATGTCAATCTCCATGTACATTTTCTGAACCGAAAGATCCAGTAGTCAAG ATAGATACATTTTCCGTTAACTATCCTAAAAGCAAATTAGCTGCACGCACAGAACTGCGCGCAAATCACAAATGTAAACCAAATTTTCGTTGCCAAGGCGTTGTCGACAGTCATGATCATAAATTCCATCCAAATTATAGCGAACGACCTTTGACTGAGAAATTCTATTCAAAATATGAACATTTGGAATTAGATGATACACCGCGTGTAGGACATTATGTGGATGAATTGGATAAATATATGAATTACAATCCGAGGGAGATTTTCTGCGTACCGCGTTATACCAGTCAAAATTATGGTTGGTTGGATAGTAAAAAATTGCAACATTTAGAGTTTTGTGATTCAAATCGTGTTCTAACACAAAAAGTATTACAAAATTTGAAATCACAGGAAAACAAACCTATCGATCCAATTCAATTACAATATTGCCTCTGTCATGATATGATCAAGCAAATGGATCATTGGAAAATTGCTTAG
- the LOC137238305 gene encoding uncharacterized protein isoform X3 — MAPTKKIDLNIDVDVLTAGSTADVVNAILEFLLFQRHQIPFVYNTFKYYVGLWSESEESASSINEHLQIDSHGSSICTLNAFKMQRQRKQALQTKEAITAMRELIKKSFEINTVRSLRFLFGSTTFTAKEAYTIHIPIDSISPLHYHNHHRIPNARLNQTLISLLTGEELFNIFSLNLSPTNLYLELEMSSESENAHSSCANAQLLPKDVCQLPPSCKDIHIHLQHSPYPVNDDDLTLNCCKELEVFDEKMCLNVDDSDKKNLEFGCKQNKQSSCTWWEADILVRGFKEKPMKGINLWTK, encoded by the exons atggcgccaacaaaaaaaattgatctCAACATAGATGTAGATGTACTAACAGCAGGCTCAACTGCAGATGTTGTTAATGCAATTTTAGAGTTTTTGCTCTTTCAACGGCATCAAATACCATTTGTTTACAACACCTTCAAATACTATGTGGGGTTGTGGTCGGAATCGGAAGAAAGTGCGTCGAGCATCAATGAACATTTGCAAATTGATAGTCACGGATCatctatatgtacgcttaacgCTTTTAAAATGCAGCGACAACGCAAACAGGCTCTGCAAACAAAAGAAGCGATTACTGCAATGCGCGAG CTCATTAAGAAATCATTTGAAATAAATACTGTGCGCAGTTTAAGATTCCTTTTCGGATCTACAACATTCACAGCTAAAGAGGCATATACAATACACATACCAATTGATTCGATATCGCCTCTTCACTATCACAACCATCACCGCATACCAAATGCGCGTCTTAATCAAACTTTAAT CTCACTTTTGACCGGCGAAGagttatttaacattttttcgctTAATCTTAGTCCAACGAACTTATATCTTGAATTGGAAATGTCTAGCGAATCGGAAAATGCCCATAGCTCATGCGCAAATGCGCAATTATTACCAAAAGATGTATGTCAATTGCCACCAAGCTGCAAAGACATACATATTCATTTACAACATAGTCCATATCCAGTAAACGACGATGATCTCACATTGAATTGCTGTAAGGAACTGGAGGTATTTGATGAAAAAATGTGTCTAAATGTGGACGATTCTGACAAGAAAAATCTTGAATTTGGTTGCAAGCAAAATAAGCAATCAAGCTGTACGTGGTGGGAAGCAGATATATTGGTACGTGGGTTCAAAGAGAAGCCAATGAAGGGTATAAATTTATGGACAAAGTGA
- the LOC137238305 gene encoding uncharacterized protein isoform X1 translates to MAPTKKIDLNIDVDVLTAGSTADVVNAILEFLLFQRHQIPFVYNTFKYYVGLWSESEESASSINEHLQIDSHGSSICTLNAFKMQRQRKQALQTKEAITAMRELIKKSFEINTVRSLRFLFGSTTFTAKEAYTIHIPIDSISPLHYHNHHRIPNARLNQTLISLLTGEELFNIFSLNLSPTNLYLELEMSSESENAHSSCANAQLLPKDVCQLPPSCKDIHIHLQHSPYPVNDDDLTLNCCKELEVFDEKMCLNVDDSDKKNLEFGCKQNKQSSCTWWEADILYLYCVFAPLELRYYLNIQVHFHVLY, encoded by the exons atggcgccaacaaaaaaaattgatctCAACATAGATGTAGATGTACTAACAGCAGGCTCAACTGCAGATGTTGTTAATGCAATTTTAGAGTTTTTGCTCTTTCAACGGCATCAAATACCATTTGTTTACAACACCTTCAAATACTATGTGGGGTTGTGGTCGGAATCGGAAGAAAGTGCGTCGAGCATCAATGAACATTTGCAAATTGATAGTCACGGATCatctatatgtacgcttaacgCTTTTAAAATGCAGCGACAACGCAAACAGGCTCTGCAAACAAAAGAAGCGATTACTGCAATGCGCGAG CTCATTAAGAAATCATTTGAAATAAATACTGTGCGCAGTTTAAGATTCCTTTTCGGATCTACAACATTCACAGCTAAAGAGGCATATACAATACACATACCAATTGATTCGATATCGCCTCTTCACTATCACAACCATCACCGCATACCAAATGCGCGTCTTAATCAAACTTTAAT CTCACTTTTGACCGGCGAAGagttatttaacattttttcgctTAATCTTAGTCCAACGAACTTATATCTTGAATTGGAAATGTCTAGCGAATCGGAAAATGCCCATAGCTCATGCGCAAATGCGCAATTATTACCAAAAGATGTATGTCAATTGCCACCAAGCTGCAAAGACATACATATTCATTTACAACATAGTCCATATCCAGTAAACGACGATGATCTCACATTGAATTGCTGTAAGGAACTGGAGGTATTTGATGAAAAAATGTGTCTAAATGTGGACGATTCTGACAAGAAAAATCTTGAATTTGGTTGCAAGCAAAATAAGCAATCAAGCTGTACGTGGTGGGAAGCAGATATATTG TATTTATATTGTGTGTTTGCTCCACTAGAACTACGTTACTACTtaaatattcaggtacatttccatgttttatattaa
- the LOC137238305 gene encoding uncharacterized protein isoform X2: MAPTKKIDLNIDVDVLTAGSTADVVNAILEFLLFQRHQIPFVYNTFKYYVGLWSESEESASSINEHLQIDSHGSSICTLNAFKMQRQRKQALQTKEAITAMRELIKKSFEINTVRSLRFLFGSTTFTAKEAYTIHIPIDSISPLHYHNHHRIPNARLNQTLISLLTGEELFNIFSLNLSPTNLYLELEMSSESENAHSSCANAQLLPKDVCQLPPSCKDIHIHLQHSPYPVNDDDLTLNCCKELEVFDEKMCLNVDDSDKKNLEFGCKQNKQSSCTWWEADILVKFSIVKMWFTSSTLSSINEF, encoded by the exons atggcgccaacaaaaaaaattgatctCAACATAGATGTAGATGTACTAACAGCAGGCTCAACTGCAGATGTTGTTAATGCAATTTTAGAGTTTTTGCTCTTTCAACGGCATCAAATACCATTTGTTTACAACACCTTCAAATACTATGTGGGGTTGTGGTCGGAATCGGAAGAAAGTGCGTCGAGCATCAATGAACATTTGCAAATTGATAGTCACGGATCatctatatgtacgcttaacgCTTTTAAAATGCAGCGACAACGCAAACAGGCTCTGCAAACAAAAGAAGCGATTACTGCAATGCGCGAG CTCATTAAGAAATCATTTGAAATAAATACTGTGCGCAGTTTAAGATTCCTTTTCGGATCTACAACATTCACAGCTAAAGAGGCATATACAATACACATACCAATTGATTCGATATCGCCTCTTCACTATCACAACCATCACCGCATACCAAATGCGCGTCTTAATCAAACTTTAAT CTCACTTTTGACCGGCGAAGagttatttaacattttttcgctTAATCTTAGTCCAACGAACTTATATCTTGAATTGGAAATGTCTAGCGAATCGGAAAATGCCCATAGCTCATGCGCAAATGCGCAATTATTACCAAAAGATGTATGTCAATTGCCACCAAGCTGCAAAGACATACATATTCATTTACAACATAGTCCATATCCAGTAAACGACGATGATCTCACATTGAATTGCTGTAAGGAACTGGAGGTATTTGATGAAAAAATGTGTCTAAATGTGGACGATTCTGACAAGAAAAATCTTGAATTTGGTTGCAAGCAAAATAAGCAATCAAGCTGTACGTGGTGGGAAGCAGATATATTG GTTAAATTTTCCATCGTTAAAATGTGGTTCACTAGTTCAACTTTATCATCTATTAATGAATTTTAA